The Xenorhabdus doucetiae genome has a window encoding:
- the adhE gene encoding bifunctional acetaldehyde-CoA/alcohol dehydrogenase translates to MAVTQVAELNELVARVKKAQQEFAHYSQEQVDQIFRAAAFAAADARIPLAKLAVSESGMGIVEDKVIKNHFASEYIYNAYKDDKTCGILSEDNTFGTMTIAEPIGLICGIVPTTNPTSTAIFKALISLKTRNGIIFSPHPRAKNATNKAAEIVLKAAVEAGAPKDIIGWIDEPSVELSNALMHHPDINLILATGGPGMVKAAYSSGKPAIGVGAGNTPVVIDESADIKRAVASILMSKTFDNGVICASEQSVIVVDSVYEQVRERFSTHGGYLLQGKELKAVQDVILKNGNLNAAIVGQPATKIADMAGIKVPESTKILIGEVTLVDEAEPFAHEKLSPLLAMYRGKNFEEAVEKAEKLVEMGGIGHTSCLYTEQDNQAERIKYFGDKMKTARILINTPTSQGGIGDLYNFKLSPSLTLGCGSWGGNSISENVGPKHLINTKTVAKRAENMLWHKLPKSIYFRRGSLPIALEEVATDGAKRAFIVTDRFLFNNGYADQVINVLKSYGIETDVFFEVEADPTLGIVRKGAEQMHLFKPDIIIALGGGSPMDAAKIMWVMYEHPETYFEELALRFMDIRKRIYKFPKMGVKAKLVAITTTSGTGSEVTPFAVVTDDVTGQKYPLADYALTPDMAIVDANLVMDMPKSLCAFGGLDAVTHALEAYVSVLANEYSDGQALQALKLLKDFLPASYHEGAKNPIARERVHNAATIAGIAFANAFLGVCHSMAHKLGSEFHIPHGLANALLICNVIRYNANDNPTKQTAFSQYDRPQARRRYAEIADHLGLTASGDRTAAKIEKLLAWLEEMKFQLDIPASIREFGVQEADFLAKIDKLAEDAFDDQCTGANPRYPLISELKQLLLDSFYGREFTEQGQSQEAAKSNRKNNKKE, encoded by the coding sequence ATGGCTGTCACTCAAGTCGCAGAACTTAATGAATTAGTTGCTCGCGTAAAAAAAGCCCAACAGGAATTTGCTCATTATTCTCAGGAGCAAGTTGACCAAATTTTTCGCGCGGCTGCTTTTGCGGCTGCTGATGCCCGTATTCCACTGGCTAAACTCGCTGTGTCTGAATCCGGCATGGGAATTGTGGAAGATAAAGTGATCAAAAACCACTTTGCTTCTGAATATATCTATAACGCCTATAAAGACGATAAAACTTGCGGGATCTTATCGGAAGATAATACCTTCGGGACGATGACTATTGCTGAACCTATTGGCTTGATTTGCGGTATTGTTCCAACAACAAACCCAACCTCTACGGCAATTTTTAAAGCCCTTATCAGCCTGAAAACCCGCAATGGTATTATTTTCTCCCCTCATCCACGTGCCAAAAACGCAACCAACAAAGCGGCAGAAATCGTCTTAAAAGCAGCGGTTGAAGCAGGCGCGCCAAAGGATATCATTGGTTGGATAGACGAACCTTCTGTTGAACTGTCAAACGCCTTAATGCACCACCCTGATATTAATCTGATTTTGGCAACCGGGGGGCCAGGCATGGTAAAAGCTGCCTACAGTTCAGGCAAACCCGCCATTGGTGTCGGTGCAGGCAATACGCCGGTTGTGATTGATGAATCAGCAGATATCAAACGTGCCGTTGCCTCTATCTTGATGTCTAAGACATTTGATAACGGTGTGATTTGTGCTTCAGAACAGTCTGTTATCGTTGTTGATTCTGTTTACGAGCAAGTCCGTGAGCGTTTTTCAACTCACGGTGGATATCTTCTCCAAGGAAAAGAGTTAAAAGCCGTTCAGGATGTTATTTTGAAAAACGGCAACTTAAATGCAGCGATTGTGGGTCAGCCGGCAACAAAAATTGCTGATATGGCCGGTATTAAGGTTCCTGAAAGCACTAAAATTCTTATCGGTGAAGTCACTCTGGTGGATGAAGCAGAACCTTTTGCCCATGAAAAATTATCCCCCCTGCTTGCCATGTACCGCGGCAAAAACTTTGAAGAGGCGGTCGAAAAAGCCGAGAAACTGGTTGAAATGGGCGGTATTGGGCATACATCGTGTCTCTATACTGAACAAGATAATCAGGCAGAACGTATTAAGTATTTTGGCGACAAAATGAAAACCGCGCGCATTTTAATCAACACACCGACATCCCAAGGCGGTATTGGAGACTTGTACAACTTTAAGCTCTCCCCTTCCCTGACGCTGGGTTGTGGTTCTTGGGGAGGCAACTCGATTTCTGAAAATGTTGGGCCAAAACACCTGATTAATACGAAAACTGTCGCCAAAAGAGCCGAAAATATGTTGTGGCATAAACTTCCAAAATCCATTTATTTCCGCCGCGGTTCTCTGCCTATTGCATTGGAAGAAGTCGCTACCGATGGTGCCAAACGTGCCTTTATTGTGACAGACCGTTTCTTGTTCAATAACGGCTACGCCGATCAGGTTATCAATGTCTTGAAATCTTATGGCATTGAAACCGATGTATTTTTTGAAGTCGAAGCCGATCCGACACTGGGCATCGTCCGCAAAGGTGCCGAACAAATGCACCTGTTTAAACCCGATATCATCATTGCTCTTGGCGGCGGTTCCCCTATGGATGCAGCCAAAATTATGTGGGTGATGTACGAACATCCTGAAACATATTTTGAGGAACTGGCCTTGCGCTTTATGGATATCCGTAAGCGTATCTATAAGTTCCCGAAAATGGGCGTAAAAGCGAAACTGGTTGCCATTACCACCACATCAGGCACAGGCTCAGAAGTTACGCCTTTCGCAGTGGTTACCGATGATGTCACTGGGCAGAAATATCCTTTGGCAGATTATGCCCTAACCCCTGATATGGCAATTGTCGACGCAAATCTGGTGATGGATATGCCGAAATCGCTATGTGCTTTTGGTGGTCTGGATGCGGTAACCCACGCATTGGAAGCTTATGTTTCTGTTCTGGCCAATGAGTATTCTGACGGGCAAGCCCTGCAAGCATTAAAGCTGCTGAAAGATTTCCTGCCCGCCAGTTACCACGAAGGTGCAAAAAATCCCATTGCCCGTGAACGTGTCCATAATGCAGCGACCATAGCAGGGATTGCTTTTGCCAACGCATTCTTGGGAGTCTGCCACTCTATGGCTCACAAACTGGGCTCTGAGTTTCATATCCCACATGGTTTAGCGAATGCCCTGCTAATCTGTAATGTGATCCGCTATAACGCCAACGACAATCCAACCAAACAGACTGCATTCAGCCAATATGATCGCCCGCAAGCACGGCGCCGCTATGCGGAAATTGCAGATCATTTAGGGTTAACAGCCTCCGGTGATCGTACTGCTGCCAAAATTGAAAAGCTGTTGGCTTGGCTGGAAGAAATGAAATTCCAGCTAGACATTCCGGCTTCAATTCGTGAATTCGGTGTGCAAGAAGCTGACTTCCTGGCGAAAATCGACAAGCTCGCAGAAGATGCCTTTGATGATCAATGCACCGGCGCAAATCCGCGCTATCCATTAATTTCTGAGTTGAAACAATTGCTGTTAGATTCTTTTTATGGACGTGAATTCACCGAGCAGGGTCAATCCCAGGAGGCTGCAAAATCAAATAGAAAAAATAATAAGAAAGAATAA
- a CDS encoding thymidine kinase — translation MAQLYFYYSAMNAGKSTSLLQSSYNYNERGMRTLIFTADIDTRFGKGKVSSRIGLSAEALLFSPKTNIAELIRSENEAEKVHCVLIDECQFLTKEHVEQLCEIVDYDDIPVLCYGLRTDFQGELFSGSEYLLAWSDKLVELKTICHCGRKASRVLRFGSDGNVVYDGAQVDIGGNEKYVSVCRRHYTDVIRETQAIRK, via the coding sequence ATGGCTCAGCTTTATTTTTATTATTCTGCCATGAACGCAGGGAAATCAACTTCCTTATTGCAGTCTTCCTATAACTATAACGAAAGAGGAATGAGAACACTGATCTTTACAGCAGATATCGATACTCGATTCGGTAAAGGGAAGGTCAGTTCCCGTATTGGCTTATCCGCTGAGGCGTTGTTGTTTTCGCCAAAAACAAATATTGCTGAGCTTATCAGAAGTGAAAATGAGGCAGAAAAAGTTCATTGTGTTTTGATTGATGAATGCCAATTCTTGACGAAAGAGCATGTTGAGCAACTTTGCGAAATTGTAGATTATGATGATATCCCTGTTCTTTGTTATGGTTTAAGAACCGATTTTCAAGGTGAGTTATTCAGCGGAAGTGAATATCTCCTCGCGTGGTCAGATAAATTAGTAGAGCTGAAAACCATTTGTCATTGTGGGAGAAAAGCCAGCCGTGTACTTCGTTTTGGCAGCGATGGCAACGTTGTTTACGATGGTGCTCAGGTTGATATTGGCGGTAATGAAAAATACGTCTCTGTGTGTCGTAGGCACTATACTGACGTTATTCGCGAAACTCAGGCTATTAGGAAATAA
- a CDS encoding H-NS family histone-like protein, whose product MSENLKSLNNIRTLRAQARECELSTLEEMLEKLTTVVEERRDEENHVRAQLEERTRKLEEYREMLEKDGIELSDLMDAFSGKSTGKSKRAARPAKYSYVDDGETKTWTGQGRTPAVIKKAIEEEGKKLEDFLI is encoded by the coding sequence ATGAGCGAGAATTTAAAATCCTTAAATAACATCCGTACCTTGCGCGCACAAGCAAGAGAATGTGAACTTAGTACTTTAGAAGAAATGTTGGAAAAACTGACGACTGTTGTTGAAGAACGTCGTGATGAAGAAAACCACGTTCGTGCACAATTAGAAGAGCGTACACGTAAGCTTGAAGAATACCGTGAAATGTTGGAGAAAGACGGTATTGAATTAAGTGATTTAATGGATGCTTTTAGTGGTAAATCTACGGGTAAATCTAAACGTGCTGCACGTCCGGCTAAATATTCATACGTTGATGACGGTGAAACTAAAACCTGGACAGGCCAAGGCCGTACACCGGCTGTAATCAAAAAAGCCATTGAAGAAGAAGGTAAAAAACTGGAAGATTTCCTGATCTAA
- a CDS encoding NAD-dependent epimerase → MKFLVTGSAGFIGFHVSQRLLNMGHEVVGIDNLNDYYDVNLKRARLNLLLPHANFKFEKLDLADRVAIPALFAKHQFQRVIHLGAQPGVRYSIQNPMAYIDANIVGHINILEGCRHHCVEHLLYASSSSVYGLNKKQPFSTDDSVDHPVSLYAATKKADELMSHSYSHLYQLPTTGLRFFTVYGPWGRPDMALFKFTKAMLEDKPIDVYNHGNMVRDFTYIDDIVESIIRLQGVIPTANKDWTVEEGQIAASSAPYRVYNIGNGQPTKLGDFIEAIEVSLGIEAKKNFMEIQDGDVLSTCADSSTLYNKIGFSPNTPVKEGVKRFTDWYLGFYQKL, encoded by the coding sequence ATGAAATTTTTAGTTACAGGCTCTGCTGGTTTTATCGGTTTCCATGTTAGTCAGCGGTTATTGAATATGGGACATGAGGTTGTCGGTATTGATAACCTCAACGATTATTATGATGTTAATTTGAAACGGGCAAGATTAAATTTATTACTCCCCCATGCAAATTTCAAATTTGAAAAATTAGATCTCGCCGACAGAGTTGCAATACCTGCATTGTTCGCTAAACATCAATTTCAGCGAGTGATCCATTTGGGAGCGCAGCCAGGCGTACGTTACTCAATACAAAACCCTATGGCATATATAGATGCCAATATCGTCGGTCATATCAATATCCTTGAAGGTTGCCGCCACCACTGTGTAGAACATTTATTATATGCCTCTTCCAGTTCAGTATATGGTTTAAATAAAAAGCAGCCTTTTTCGACTGATGATTCGGTTGATCATCCTGTTTCTTTATATGCCGCAACGAAAAAAGCGGATGAGCTAATGTCTCATAGCTATTCACATCTTTATCAACTCCCCACGACAGGATTGAGATTTTTTACTGTATATGGACCGTGGGGTCGTCCTGATATGGCTTTATTTAAATTCACGAAAGCCATGTTAGAAGATAAGCCAATCGATGTTTATAATCATGGCAATATGGTGAGAGATTTCACTTATATTGATGACATTGTCGAATCTATAATCAGATTGCAGGGTGTTATTCCTACCGCCAATAAAGACTGGACAGTTGAAGAGGGTCAGATAGCTGCCAGCTCTGCGCCATATCGAGTTTACAATATTGGTAATGGGCAACCGACAAAACTGGGTGATTTTATTGAAGCCATTGAAGTTTCATTAGGGATTGAGGCAAAGAAAAACTTTATGGAAATTCAAGATGGCGATGTATTATCAACGTGTGCAGATTCAAGTACGCTTTATAATAAGATTGGCTTTTCACCTAACACTCCGGTGAAGGAAGGGGTGAAACGATTTACCGATTGGTATTTGGGCTTTTATCAGAAGCTGTGA
- a CDS encoding UDP-glucose dehydrogenase family protein, whose protein sequence is MKVTVFGIGYVGLVQATVFAEVGHDVLCVDVDANKVENLKNGQIPIFEPGLTPLVKKNHAEGRLNFTTDAKAGIAHGKLQFIAVGTPPDEDGSADLKYVTAVARTIAENMDGHKVVVDKSTVPVGTADKVRAVMQATLAERNIALPFDVVSNPEFLKEGAAVADCMRPERIIIGCDNDNVVDVMRELYEPFNRNHDRMIVMDIRSAELTKYAANCMLATKISFMNEIANLAEMLGADIENVRQGIGSDSRIGYHFIYPGCGYGGSCFPKDVQALIRTSEQIGYTPKILQAVEQVNNKQKSKLPTFVKQHFGDDLMGKTFAIWGLSFKPNTDDMREASSRVLMETLWKCGAKVQAYDPEAMQEAQRIYGQRDDLSLMGTKEAALKDADALIICTEWQNFRAPDFDVVKNSLKTPVIFDGRNLYDPERLQARGFTYYGIGRGASIKPVI, encoded by the coding sequence ATGAAAGTTACTGTATTTGGTATTGGCTATGTAGGCTTAGTGCAAGCAACCGTATTTGCGGAAGTTGGGCATGATGTACTTTGTGTTGATGTTGATGCAAATAAAGTCGAGAACCTGAAAAATGGTCAAATTCCTATTTTTGAACCGGGTTTGACGCCTCTGGTAAAGAAAAATCATGCTGAAGGACGGCTGAATTTTACAACGGATGCCAAAGCCGGCATTGCTCATGGCAAATTACAGTTTATTGCAGTAGGTACACCTCCTGATGAAGATGGTTCTGCTGATCTTAAATATGTCACTGCCGTAGCCAGAACGATTGCAGAAAATATGGATGGTCATAAAGTCGTTGTTGATAAATCAACGGTGCCGGTAGGTACGGCTGATAAAGTCAGGGCAGTGATGCAGGCAACATTGGCAGAGCGCAACATAGCACTGCCATTTGATGTCGTCTCCAATCCTGAGTTTTTAAAAGAAGGAGCGGCTGTTGCGGATTGTATGCGACCTGAACGTATTATTATTGGCTGTGATAATGATAATGTGGTTGATGTCATGCGTGAACTGTATGAACCCTTCAATCGTAATCATGATCGTATGATAGTCATGGATATTCGCAGTGCTGAATTGACTAAATATGCAGCCAACTGCATGTTGGCAACTAAAATCAGCTTTATGAATGAAATTGCTAACTTGGCAGAGATGTTGGGCGCGGATATTGAAAATGTACGTCAGGGAATTGGTTCTGATTCACGCATCGGATATCACTTTATTTACCCAGGATGTGGATACGGGGGGTCATGTTTCCCTAAAGATGTTCAAGCATTGATTCGGACGTCTGAACAAATCGGATATACACCAAAAATTCTCCAGGCCGTGGAGCAGGTTAACAATAAACAGAAAAGTAAATTACCTACTTTTGTAAAACAGCATTTTGGTGATGATTTAATGGGCAAAACATTTGCTATTTGGGGACTGTCATTTAAACCTAATACAGATGATATGCGTGAGGCATCAAGCCGTGTATTGATGGAAACATTATGGAAATGTGGTGCCAAAGTTCAGGCTTACGATCCTGAAGCGATGCAGGAAGCCCAACGTATTTATGGGCAGCGTGATGATCTTTCTTTAATGGGAACAAAAGAAGCTGCATTAAAAGACGCTGATGCTTTGATTATCTGTACAGAATGGCAAAATTTCAGAGCGCCTGATTTTGATGTGGTTAAGAATTCATTAAAAACGCCTGTCATTTTTGATGGACGCAACCTATATGATCCTGAACGCCTGCAAGCACGTGGTTTTACGTATTATGGTATTGGTCGCGGTGCCTCAATCAAACCCGTCATTTGA
- the galU gene encoding UTP--glucose-1-phosphate uridylyltransferase GalU, which translates to MSVIKKVKKAVIPVAGLGTRMLPATKAIPKEMLPLVDKPLIQYVVNECIKAGINEIILVTHSSKNSIENHFDTSFELEAILEKRVKRQLLDEVQSICPNHVTIMQTRQGIAKGLGHAVLCAKPLIGDEPFAVILPDVILDEYSTDLSKYNLSDMLSRFNSSGTSQILVEPVPTESVSDYGIVDCLGENLQPGDSKPIVRVVEKPKPEEAPSNLSIVGRYVLSEKIWPLLAKTAPGAGDEIQLTDAIAILMEKEPVEAYHLHGRSHDCGNKLGYMQAFVEYGMKHQELGKSFTDWVMTLQNQIEE; encoded by the coding sequence ATGTCAGTAATAAAAAAGGTAAAAAAAGCTGTTATACCCGTTGCTGGTTTGGGAACTCGGATGTTGCCGGCCACGAAAGCCATCCCGAAAGAAATGCTCCCTTTGGTAGATAAACCGCTTATTCAATATGTCGTTAATGAATGTATTAAGGCAGGCATTAATGAAATCATTCTGGTTACACATTCCTCCAAAAACTCGATAGAAAACCATTTTGATACCAGCTTTGAATTGGAAGCGATTCTTGAGAAAAGGGTTAAGCGCCAATTATTGGATGAAGTACAGTCTATCTGTCCAAATCATGTGACGATCATGCAAACCCGTCAGGGAATTGCCAAAGGATTGGGGCATGCCGTGTTATGTGCTAAACCTCTTATTGGTGACGAGCCATTTGCGGTTATTCTGCCTGATGTCATTTTGGATGAGTACAGCACTGACCTGTCAAAATATAATTTGAGCGACATGTTATCGCGCTTCAACAGCAGTGGCACAAGCCAGATTTTGGTTGAACCTGTTCCTACCGAGAGTGTTTCGGATTACGGCATTGTCGATTGTTTAGGTGAAAATTTGCAACCTGGTGATAGCAAACCTATTGTCCGTGTTGTTGAAAAACCAAAACCAGAAGAAGCACCTTCGAATCTTTCCATTGTTGGCCGTTATGTCTTATCCGAAAAAATCTGGCCATTATTGGCAAAAACCGCACCAGGGGCAGGAGATGAAATACAACTGACAGATGCCATTGCCATATTGATGGAAAAAGAGCCCGTTGAGGCTTATCACTTGCACGGCCGTAGCCATGATTGTGGTAATAAATTGGGCTATATGCAGGCATTTGTTGAATACGGCATGAAACATCAGGAATTGGGCAAGTCATTCACGGATTGGGTCATGACCTTGCAAAATCAGATTGAAGAATAA
- a CDS encoding YchJ family protein: MTKMCPCGSDSSFDLCCSPYLENHHPAPNAESLMRSRYSAYVTQNADYLIATWHPDCRAENWRAEIEQGFAGVQWLGLNVLGTHQGRNNDEAYVEFSACFIEQGKQDKQLIHERSRFLRIDQRWFYIEGIRPQVGRNNPCPCGSGKKYKKCCG, from the coding sequence TTGACAAAAATGTGTCCCTGCGGCAGTGACTCATCTTTCGATCTTTGCTGTAGCCCCTATCTTGAAAACCATCACCCTGCCCCAAATGCTGAATCCTTGATGCGTTCCCGGTATAGCGCTTATGTTACACAAAATGCAGACTATCTTATCGCCACCTGGCACCCTGATTGCCGGGCGGAAAATTGGCGTGCAGAAATAGAACAAGGTTTTGCTGGCGTACAATGGCTGGGATTAAATGTCCTCGGAACCCATCAGGGACGAAATAATGACGAAGCCTATGTCGAATTTTCAGCTTGCTTTATTGAACAAGGCAAGCAAGATAAGCAATTGATTCATGAGCGCTCACGTTTTTTACGCATTGATCAACGTTGGTTTTATATAGAGGGTATCCGTCCTCAAGTCGGCCGGAATAACCCTTGCCCGTGCGGTTCAGGTAAAAAATATAAGAAGTGCTGTGGTTAA